The genomic segment AAGAATCCGGAGGTGCGCGATGCAGTACATGCTTCTTATCTATGATAGCGAGGCCGATGGCAAGAAACGCCCTGACGCCGAACGACAGCAGATGTTCCAGGATTACGGAACCTTTACGCGCGAAATCGCGCAGGCCGGCAAGCTCAAAGCCGGCGACCCGCTCGAACCCAGCACCACGGCGACCACGGTGCGCGTCCGCAATGGCAAGACGGTCGTCACCGACGGGCCGTTCGCGGAGACCAAGGAGCAACTCGGCGGCTACTACCTGGTCGAGGCGAAGGATCTTGACGAAGCGATCGCGATCGCGGCGAAAGTCCCTGGTTCGAAGTTCGGCTCGATCGAAGTGCGCCCGGTAAGAAAGATGAGCATGTGACGGCGCGCGACAGCTTGCACTCCGGCAGCGCGGTCGAAGGCGCTCGACGGTGGAAGGTGGCTCTTCGACCGC from the Candidatus Binatus sp. genome contains:
- a CDS encoding YciI family protein, whose protein sequence is MQYMLLIYDSEADGKKRPDAERQQMFQDYGTFTREIAQAGKLKAGDPLEPSTTATTVRVRNGKTVVTDGPFAETKEQLGGYYLVEAKDLDEAIAIAAKVPGSKFGSIEVRPVRKMSM